A region from the Triticum urartu cultivar G1812 chromosome 1, Tu2.1, whole genome shotgun sequence genome encodes:
- the LOC125532971 gene encoding putative FBD-associated F-box protein At5g22720, which yields MEAAASAAVAAAKETALAAAAAASAASKEAAAAAAAATEAAATVKKATVKASAAALNAKEAAAVATAAGEAAAAAAANVAAATAALQASKKRKWGSVDHISRVPDAVLGSIVSLLPTKEGARTQAISRRWRPLWLSSPLNLALDRGPNSKELITKILSEHPGPARRFSVCISQNDDKIEGWLSSPALDNLEEFELTYTFWGNNKDKLCLLPLSVFRFSPTIRVATFHGSHFPNLIAQLSLKFPCLKQLALERVTISEDVLQGMLSGCPALESLELMKVFGIDRLCISSQTLKSLRFFAGWTSQGLFLHELVIEDAPCLERLLRLDPVGTKSIKKIGGATKLAILGMLSEDISELHLGSSVFQKMIAVSLTTKMHTMRVLALRSTGPNLDAVVNFLKCFPCLERLYVIFKSWEVINNVRSYDPLDPIESLELRLKNVVLKNYDGTKSSSIDFAKFFVLNAKVLKEMKITLPYHRQHRWFAKQFSLLRVRSRASQDAQIEMRCGSHEYFTHIKGTHDLSTHDPFDLPSIGCSKCKEKGLGDAVYQI from the exons ATGGAGGCGGCGGCCTCAGCTGCTGTTGCGGCTGCCAAGGAGACGGCGCTGGCTGCGGCTGCTGCGGCATCGGCTGCTTccaaggaggcggcggcggcggctgcggctgcgACGGAGGCAGCGGCGACCGTCAAGAAGGCGACGGTGAAGGCTTCGGCTGCTGCGTTAAACGCGAAGGAGGCAGCGGCCGTGGCGACGGCTGCAGGGGAGGCGGCGGCTGCTGCCGCCGCTAACGTCGCTGCCGCGACGGCGGCACTGCAAGCTTCAAAGAAGCGCAA ATGGGGGAGCGTCGATCACATAAGCCGCGTCCCTGACGCCGTCCTGGGCAGCATCGTATctcttctccccaccaaggaagGGGCACGCACTCAGGCCATCTCCCGCCGGTGGCGTCCGCTCTGGCTCTCCTCTCCTCTGAACCTCGCGTTGGACCGTGGACCCAATAGCAAGGAATTGATTACAAAGATACTCTCTGAGCATCCTGGCCCCGCACGCCGCTTCTCGGTCTGCATCTCTCAAAACGACGACAAGATCGAAGGCTGGCTTAGTTCCCCAGCCCTGGACAACCTAGAGGAGTTCGAGCTTACCTACACGTTCTGGGGCAACAACAAGGACAAGTTGTGCCTGCTGCCATTGTCCGTGTTCCGCTTTTCGCCCACTATCCGCGTGGCCACATTCCACGGCTCCCATTTCCCCAACTTGATCGCGCAGCTGTCCCTGAAGTTTCCGTGCCTCAAGCAGCTGGCCTTGGAAAGGGTCACCATCTCGGAGGACGTTCTCCAGGGCATGCTCTCTGGCTGCCCTGCCTTGGAAAGCCTTGAGCTGATGAAAGTTTTTGGCATTGATCGCCTTTGCATTAGCTCCCAAACTCTTAAAAGTTTACGCTTTTTCGCCGGCTGGACCAGTCAAGGTCTCTTTTTGCATGAGTTAGTCATTGAGGACGCCCCGTGCCTTGAGAGATTGCTACGTCTTGATCCAGTGGGCACAAAGTCCATAAAGAAAATTGGTGGGGCAACTAAACTGGCGATATTGGGTATGCTGTCTGAAGATATATCTGAACTCCACCTTGGAAGTTCAGTTTTTCAG AAAATGATTGCTGTCAGTTTGACCACCAAAATGCACACCATGAGGGTTTTGGCTCTCAGATCTACTGGCCCTAATTTGGATGCAGTGGTTAACTTCCTCAAGTGCTTCCCTTGCTTGGAGAGGTTGTATGTCATT TTCAAGTCATGGGAGGTTATCAATAATGTCCGGAGTTATGATCCACTGGACCCAATTGAATCCCTTGAGCTCCGTCTCAAAAATGTGGTGTTGAAGAATTATGACGGCACCAAGAGTTCATCTATTGACTTTGCCAAGTTCTTTGTTCTGAATGCAAAAGTGCTAAAGGAAATGAAAATCACATTGCCTTACCACCGCCAGCACAGATGGTTTGCTAAGCAATTCAGCCTGCTACGAGTCAGAAGTAGAGCTTCTCAAGATGCTCAAATTGAAATGAGATGTGGCAGTCACGAGTATTTCACACACATCAAGGGTACCCATGATTTATCAACTCACGACCCCTTTGACTTGCCCTCCATAGGGTGCTCAAAGTGTAAAGAGAAGGGTCTAGGAGATGCGGTATACCAAATTTAA